The Flavobacterium psychrophilum genome includes a region encoding these proteins:
- a CDS encoding riboflavin synthase subunit alpha, translated as MFTGIIETQGTIKEIIKDNDNIHFTITSAITHELKIDQSVSHDGVCLTVVAVNADDYTVTAIRETLDKTNLGDWKVGGIVNLERAMKLGDRLDGHIVQGHVDQTGVCKLVENANGSWYYTFEYDAAANNITIEKGSITVNGVSLTVVNSKANEFSVAIIPYTYEHTNFNAIAAGTVINLEFDVVGKYVARLNALRN; from the coding sequence ATGTTTACAGGAATTATAGAAACACAGGGAACTATAAAAGAAATAATTAAGGATAACGACAATATACACTTTACCATAACTTCTGCTATTACCCACGAACTTAAGATAGACCAGAGCGTAAGCCACGATGGTGTATGCCTTACCGTAGTAGCTGTTAACGCCGATGACTATACGGTTACCGCAATAAGGGAGACACTGGATAAAACCAATCTTGGCGACTGGAAAGTGGGCGGAATTGTAAATTTAGAGCGTGCCATGAAACTTGGCGACAGGCTCGACGGGCACATTGTTCAGGGGCATGTAGACCAGACAGGAGTATGTAAATTGGTTGAAAATGCTAACGGAAGCTGGTATTACACTTTTGAGTATGATGCCGCAGCCAACAACATTACTATAGAAAAAGGATCTATCACTGTTAATGGTGTTAGTCTTACTGTGGTAAATTCTAAAGCAAACGAATTTAGCGTGGCAATTATTCCATACACTTACGAACACACTAACTTTAATGCTATTGCAGCAGGAACTGTTATAAACCTTGAATTTGATGTGGTTGGCAAATATGTAGCAAGGCTTAATGCTTTAAGAAACTAG
- a CDS encoding 4-hydroxythreonine-4-phosphate dehydrogenase, which translates to MTKKAENVILGISIGDLNGVGPEVILKTFEDARMLEFCTPVIFGNVKVMSFIKKTFELTCNLHGIDSLDQLVVGKINVLNIWRESVNVEFGKNDEVVGQYAIKSFTEAVAALKEKKIDLLVTAPINKYNIQSEEFKFPGHTDYLDKELEGDALMLMVQDNLRVGLLTDHIPVNEVSAHLTEALIRKKLLTVNHSLVQDFGINKPKIAVLGVNPHSGDNGVIGKEDDAVVKPALKKLFEEGVLVFGPFSADSFFGSGQYEKYDAVIAAYHDQGLIPFKTLAFGGGVNYTAGLEAIRTSPDHGTAYDIAGKGLADYNSFKEAVYMAIDIYHSRAQYAELTENPLKIREKQL; encoded by the coding sequence ATGACAAAAAAGGCAGAAAATGTGATTTTGGGTATATCTATAGGTGACCTTAACGGCGTAGGGCCTGAGGTAATTTTAAAAACCTTTGAAGATGCCCGAATGCTGGAATTTTGTACACCGGTTATATTTGGTAACGTAAAAGTGATGTCTTTCATCAAGAAAACATTCGAACTTACCTGTAACCTGCACGGTATAGACAGCCTTGACCAACTGGTTGTTGGCAAGATAAACGTGCTTAACATTTGGCGTGAAAGCGTAAATGTAGAGTTTGGTAAGAATGATGAGGTTGTAGGGCAGTACGCTATTAAGTCGTTTACCGAAGCCGTTGCTGCATTAAAAGAAAAAAAGATAGACCTGCTGGTAACGGCGCCTATTAATAAATACAATATACAATCGGAAGAGTTTAAGTTTCCGGGGCATACTGATTATCTTGATAAAGAGCTTGAGGGCGATGCGCTTATGCTTATGGTTCAGGATAACCTTCGTGTTGGCCTGTTAACCGACCATATTCCGGTAAATGAGGTTTCGGCACATTTAACCGAAGCACTTATCCGTAAAAAGTTACTTACCGTAAACCATTCCCTTGTACAGGATTTCGGAATCAACAAACCTAAAATTGCCGTGCTGGGTGTAAATCCGCACAGTGGCGATAATGGTGTTATTGGTAAGGAAGACGATGCTGTGGTGAAACCGGCATTAAAAAAACTGTTTGAGGAAGGCGTGCTTGTTTTTGGGCCGTTTTCGGCAGATAGTTTCTTTGGAAGCGGGCAGTATGAAAAATACGATGCTGTAATTGCAGCTTACCATGACCAGGGACTTATACCGTTTAAAACCCTTGCTTTTGGCGGAGGTGTTAACTACACGGCAGGGCTTGAGGCGATAAGAACATCGCCCGATCATGGTACGGCTTATGATATAGCAGGTAAGGGACTAGCAGACTATAATTCGTTTAAAGAAGCTGTATATATGGCAATTGATATATATCATTCGAGGGCGCAATATGCAGAACTGACTGAAAACCCTTTGAAAATCAGGGAAAAACAGTTATAA
- a CDS encoding DNA-binding protein translates to MKVNKEFLIPFAGLKQGKHQFEFEINKAFFDDFGFDDYNDVNIKVNLVLEKKIMMLELGFKHKGTVNVPCDTTNEDFDLPVKGKLDLIVKFGDEYNDDHDEILILPHGEFQVDVSQYIYEMIVLSVPSRRIHPGVKDGTIAVDILDKLNELSPKEEKQVEEDKKENTDPRWDELKKLLTDK, encoded by the coding sequence ATGAAAGTGAACAAAGAATTTTTAATTCCGTTTGCGGGATTGAAACAAGGAAAGCACCAGTTTGAGTTTGAGATTAATAAAGCGTTCTTTGATGACTTTGGTTTTGATGACTATAACGATGTCAACATCAAAGTAAATCTTGTTCTTGAAAAAAAGATCATGATGCTGGAGCTTGGCTTTAAGCATAAAGGTACGGTAAACGTGCCGTGTGATACTACAAATGAGGATTTTGACCTGCCTGTTAAAGGTAAGCTGGATCTTATAGTGAAATTTGGAGATGAGTATAACGACGACCACGACGAAATACTTATCCTGCCGCATGGTGAGTTTCAGGTAGACGTATCGCAATATATCTATGAAATGATTGTATTGTCGGTGCCTTCAAGAAGGATACATCCGGGAGTTAAAGACGGTACAATTGCCGTTGATATATTAGACAAACTGAACGAGCTTTCTCCGAAAGAAGAAAAGCAGGTAGAAGAAGATAAAAAAGAGAATACAGATCCCCGTTGGGACGAATTAAAAAAACTATTAACGGATAAATAA
- a CDS encoding 50S ribosomal protein L32 — translation MAHPKRKTSKTRRDKRRTHYKASVPQIATCPVTGEAHLYHRAYWHEGKMYYRGQVVIDKAEAVA, via the coding sequence ATGGCACATCCTAAGAGAAAGACCTCGAAAACCAGAAGAGACAAGAGAAGAACACACTATAAAGCGTCTGTTCCTCAAATCGCTACATGTCCTGTAACAGGAGAAGCGCATTTATATCACAGAGCTTACTGGCATGAAGGCAAAATGTACTACAGAGGCCAGGTTGTAATAGACAAAGCAGAAGCTGTAGCATAA
- a CDS encoding 3-oxoacyl-ACP synthase → MSKITAAITAVGGYVPDFVLSNKVLETMVDTNDEWITSRTGIKERRILKDKDKGTSFLAIKAAEDLLAKSGTNPAEIDMVLLATTTPDMPVAATAVYVASHIGAVNAFAYDLQAACSSFLYGMSTAAAYIESGRYKKVLVIGADKMSSIIDYTDRATCIIFGDGAGAALFEPNTEGLGLQDEILRSDGIGREFLKIEAGGSLLPPSQETIDNRQHFVHQDGKTVFKYAVSNMADVSEKIMNNNNLTNDDVNWLIAHQANKRIIDATASRMNLDEAKVLVNIEKYGNTTSATLPLLLNDFEHLFKKGDNLIFASFGGGFTWGSIYLKWAYDKK, encoded by the coding sequence ATGAGTAAAATAACAGCCGCCATTACAGCAGTGGGGGGATATGTTCCTGACTTTGTTTTATCTAATAAAGTTCTGGAAACAATGGTAGACACTAACGATGAGTGGATTACTTCCCGTACTGGTATTAAAGAAAGGCGCATTCTTAAAGATAAAGATAAGGGTACATCCTTTTTAGCTATAAAAGCAGCCGAAGACTTACTTGCTAAGTCTGGCACAAACCCGGCAGAGATTGATATGGTGCTTTTAGCAACCACTACTCCTGATATGCCGGTTGCAGCAACAGCAGTTTATGTTGCATCACACATAGGCGCAGTAAACGCCTTTGCCTACGACCTGCAGGCAGCATGTTCCAGTTTTTTATACGGTATGAGTACCGCAGCGGCCTACATTGAGTCTGGTCGTTATAAAAAAGTTCTTGTTATTGGAGCAGATAAAATGTCTTCTATTATTGATTATACCGACAGGGCTACCTGCATTATCTTTGGAGATGGTGCCGGAGCAGCATTGTTTGAACCTAATACCGAAGGTCTTGGACTTCAGGATGAAATTTTAAGGAGCGACGGTATTGGCCGTGAATTCCTTAAGATCGAAGCGGGAGGATCTTTACTTCCCCCGTCTCAGGAAACTATAGACAACAGACAGCATTTTGTTCACCAGGACGGTAAAACAGTATTTAAATATGCTGTATCTAATATGGCAGACGTTAGTGAGAAGATTATGAATAACAATAACCTTACTAACGACGATGTTAACTGGCTTATAGCGCACCAGGCTAACAAGAGGATTATAGATGCTACAGCATCACGTATGAATCTTGATGAAGCTAAAGTGCTTGTAAACATAGAAAAATATGGTAATACAACATCTGCAACACTGCCTTTGTTGTTAAATGACTTTGAACACCTTTTCAAAAAGGGAGATAATCTTATCTTTGCCTCTTTTGGCGGAGGGTTTACATGGGGTTCCATTTACCTTAAATGGGCGTACGACAAAAAATAA
- a CDS encoding acetyl-CoA carboxylase has translation MDIREIQNLIKFVAKSGATEVKLEMDDIKITIKTTEAGASEPTTYIQHVPQQQQNFAPVAQAAPQAPAAPAAPAVDENAKYITIKSPIIGTLYRKPSPDKPVFVEVGSTISKGDVVCVIEAMKLFNEIESEVSGKIVKVLVDDASPVEFDQPLFLVDPS, from the coding sequence ATGGATATTAGAGAAATTCAAAACCTAATCAAGTTTGTAGCAAAATCCGGAGCTACAGAAGTTAAGTTGGAGATGGATGATATTAAGATCACCATAAAAACTACAGAAGCAGGCGCTTCTGAGCCTACAACTTACATTCAGCATGTTCCGCAGCAACAACAGAATTTTGCTCCTGTTGCTCAGGCTGCTCCACAGGCACCGGCTGCTCCTGCTGCACCAGCAGTAGACGAGAATGCAAAATACATTACTATCAAATCGCCTATTATTGGTACACTATACAGGAAACCATCTCCGGACAAACCAGTGTTTGTAGAAGTTGGAAGTACTATCTCTAAAGGAGATGTAGTTTGTGTTATCGAGGCTATGAAATTGTTCAACGAAATCGAGTCTGAAGTTTCTGGTAAAATCGTTAAGGTTTTAGTTGACGACGCTTCTCCGGTAGAGTTTGACCAACCACTATTCTTAGTAGACCCGTCTTAA
- a CDS encoding acetyl-CoA carboxylase (an AccC homodimer forms the biotin carboxylase subunit of the acetyl CoA carboxylase, an enzyme that catalyzes the formation of malonyl-CoA, which in turn controls the rate of fatty acid metabolism): MFKKVLIANRGEIALRVIRTCREMGIKTVAVYSTADAESLHVKFADEAVCIGPPPSNLSYLKISNIIAAAEITNADAIHPGYGFLSENAKFSKICAEHGIKFIGASPDMIDKMGDKATAKATMKAAGVPCVPGSDGLLDSYEHAEQLAKEFGYPVMLKATAGGGGKGMRAVWKHEELLKAWESARQEAAASFGNDGMYMEKLIEEPRHIEIQIVGDSFGKACHLSERDCSVQRRHQKLTEETPSPFMTDELRTKMGEAAVKAAEYIKYEGAGTVEFLVDKHRNFYFMEMNTRIQVEHPITEQVIDYDLIREQILVAAGVPISGKNYLPQLHSIECRINAEDPYNDFRPSPGKITTLHMPGGHGVRLDTHVYSGYTIPPNYDSMIAKLITTAQTREEAINKMKRALDEFVIEGIKTTIPFHRQLMDEPDYVAGNYTTKFMESFKMKDPA, from the coding sequence ATGTTTAAAAAAGTACTAATTGCAAACAGGGGAGAGATTGCACTACGTGTAATAAGGACCTGCAGGGAGATGGGTATTAAAACAGTAGCTGTTTATTCTACTGCAGATGCCGAAAGCCTTCACGTTAAGTTTGCAGATGAGGCAGTTTGCATTGGCCCACCGCCAAGTAACCTTTCTTATCTTAAGATATCGAACATTATTGCTGCTGCAGAAATTACTAATGCAGATGCTATACACCCGGGTTATGGTTTCTTATCTGAAAACGCTAAGTTTTCTAAGATATGTGCAGAACACGGTATTAAATTTATTGGTGCTTCGCCGGATATGATTGACAAAATGGGAGACAAAGCTACGGCTAAAGCTACCATGAAGGCTGCCGGTGTACCTTGTGTACCGGGATCTGACGGACTTCTTGATTCTTACGAGCATGCCGAACAACTTGCAAAAGAATTTGGCTACCCTGTAATGCTTAAAGCTACTGCCGGTGGTGGTGGTAAAGGTATGAGGGCTGTATGGAAACATGAAGAGCTTCTTAAAGCGTGGGAAAGCGCAAGGCAGGAAGCTGCTGCATCTTTTGGTAACGACGGTATGTATATGGAGAAGCTTATTGAAGAGCCTCGCCACATAGAAATCCAGATCGTTGGTGATTCATTTGGTAAAGCATGTCACCTTTCTGAGAGGGACTGTTCTGTACAAAGACGCCACCAAAAGCTTACTGAAGAAACACCATCTCCGTTTATGACGGATGAGCTTCGTACCAAAATGGGTGAAGCTGCTGTTAAAGCTGCTGAATATATTAAATATGAAGGTGCCGGTACGGTTGAGTTTCTTGTAGACAAACACAGGAATTTCTATTTCATGGAAATGAATACACGTATACAGGTAGAGCACCCAATTACCGAGCAGGTAATTGATTATGACCTTATCCGTGAGCAGATACTTGTTGCTGCAGGTGTGCCTATTTCAGGTAAAAACTACCTTCCGCAGCTTCACTCTATAGAGTGCCGTATTAATGCTGAAGATCCATATAACGACTTTAGGCCGTCTCCGGGTAAAATTACTACCCTGCATATGCCGGGCGGACACGGAGTGCGTTTAGATACTCATGTTTACTCTGGGTATACTATTCCGCCGAACTATGATTCAATGATCGCTAAGCTGATAACTACTGCCCAGACCAGGGAAGAGGCTATTAACAAAATGAAGCGTGCACTTGATGAGTTTGTGATTGAAGGGATCAAAACTACGATACCTTTCCACAGGCAGTTAATGGATGAGCCGGATTATGTAGCCGGTAATTACACCACTAAATTTATGGAGTCTTTTAAAATGAAAGATCCCGCATAA